A segment of the Anaeromicrobium sediminis genome:
TTATCAAAGTTATATTTTTTTCCTAAGACTGAAAATAACGCAAATACAAAGGCTCCAGTAATTGCTAATATATCTCCAGACAAGCTTGTTAGGTTAAAGTCTATTATATCTCCCTTAGTCGTTATTATGATTATGCCAATGAAGCTAATAAAAACTCCTACTATTTTCTTTGCAGTAACCTTTTCTTTAAGTATTATAAAGGACAATACTAAAACTAGCATAGGCCATGTATATGCCAAAATAAATCCTTCAGAAGCAGTAGTTCTCTCTAGTGCTCCATATAAAAGGACATAGTATAGATAGTTTCCCAAAAAACCAAGTGAAAACATTTTAGTATATTCATTTTTATTATATTTCTTTAAATCTTTAGTCTTCTTCTGCAATATTAGGAGTATACCTAATACTAGTGTTGATAAAATAGTTGAATAAAATAATGTCTGTAAGTTATCTAACTCTACTAGAATCTTTTTCGTTGCCACAGGTATTGATGCCCATAATAAAATACATAGAGCTAAATTAAAATAAGCACTAAATCTTTTACTTTTAAATAGTGAATTATCCATAATCATACCTCCTTAAAAATTTAAAAAAATAAAGAACTATTTTAAAATAGTCCTTTATAAAATCTCTTATATATTATTGTAATTTATTTCTGAAATAAATCTTTTCCTAAATCAAGTTCTTTTTTAGCTTATTTTCGTATTCTTTTTCTATAATCAGCTGGTGTTACTTTTTCTAAATCTTTAAATATCCTAGTTAAGGATGAATTATGGTTATATCCTACCATTTGAGCAATCTGTAATATTGTAAAATCTGAGTTCATAAGAAGTTTTTTTGCCTTCTTAACTCTTAATTTTTGTATATATTCCTTAGGAGAAACATTCATATTCTTTTTAAACCATTCACTATAATAGTTTATATTATAATGTTCAATCTCAGCTAAAGTCTTTAAATCTATATCTTCAGTAAAATGCTCATTAATATATTTTACAGAATCGGATATATTGTCATTAGCAATAAAGTCATAGAAGTAATTAAATAAGTTATTAATTGAACTGGAACTTTTTTTATTATCAATTTCATTTAATAATAAAAATCTTACAGCCTTCCATTTATCATCAAATACAAACTTACTACCACCTGCCATCTTATCCATGTGATTTTTAATGACCATATGATCAGGTATATCTAAAACCAAAAACTCATTGCTCTTATGAGCCTTGAAAGTGTGTTCAGAATCAGGAGGCACTAAAAATAGATGGTCTTCATCTAACATAAGCTCTTTATACTTAGTTTCTATATAAAGCATTCCTTCAAGAGGTAAAATTAATTGAGCAAATGAATGGGAGTGTGTATTAAGTTTATCAGTATATATCCTACGTTCACAATTTATACCCTTCAAAATAATTCACCTCTTTGTTTTTTTATATTATAACATACCCCATGTTGAACACATACTAAGAAACCTCATGGCATATTGGCACCATGAGGTTTGAAAGTATATGAATCTTAATATTTTTTAATTAATCTATTAAATTTTCTTTCAAGTCTCCAAATGGATATTTTCTCATACATACAATCCCCACAATAATTGTAGCAACTTCAGCAAATATTACCGCCATCCAAATACCTTCATTACCAAATATCAGTGGCAATATTATTAAGCCTATGATAAGTCCTATAAGACTTCGTGATGCCGTGATTACTGCCGATAATATTGGTGAATTTACAGCAGTGTAATAGGTACCTAAAGTTATATTTACTCCACTTAATATAAATGCAAATGCATAAAAATCTAGTATATATGCAGCTATCTGAATAGTCCCTTTCTCCTTAATAAAAATACTAGCCATACTTTCACCAAGCATTAATGAAGCTACGCATAGAACCACACCTGAAGCTAAATTTGCATATATGGACATACTTCTTAACTTCTTTACTCTCTCAAGTTTATGAGCGCCTAGATTAAAACTCACAGCAGATTGAATAGCCTCTGCAAATCCATAAAATACTGATGTGGAAATGGTGGTTATCTGTAGTGCTACAGCATATGCTGCCACACCTTCCATTCCGATTTTTTTTATTATTATCACATTGTATATAAACCCAGCAATAGATGCCGCTGCCATACTCAATAATTCGGATGATCCATTAAATAACATGGACCATATTTCTTTTTTTCTAAAAATAGGAACTGAAAATTTCCATGATGATTTGTATTTAATCATATACAGCATTAATAGCCATGGAATCAATTGTGACATTCCCGTTGCAAGAGCAGCCCCTTTCATCTCCCATCCTAAAACTCCAACCAATAGATAATCTAATGATATATTTATTACTGTACCAATTAATACAGCCAAAACTACCACAACAGGTTTTCCATCTAATTTCAAGAAAAACGAGAAGGCGAAGGTCAATATAAATGGTAACAGAAACAGGGATAATGTTCTTATATAGTCTATCATATACTCTGCTATCTTCTCTTCAGCACCTAATAGATTGGGAAATTTACTACTTAGTCCAATCAAGATAATAGTAGCTGCCACTGCTATCATACTCAAAAGCACTATCGTAACATTGAAATAATTATTACTTTTTTCTAATTCCTCTTTCCCTTTATGAATACCTGCAAGTGTAGTTCCTCCAATAGCCACCATTATGGCTATCCCTGCAAGTAACATTACAAAGGGCATTATTAGAGTAATTGCAGATAACCCTTTAGATCCAACATATCGTCCAATAAATGCTGAATCCACTAGCCCAGCTGTACTCTGCGCTAACATGGCAAGTATAGATGGAATGGCATAGTGCCAAAAAATCTTTGAAATTTTGTCATTTCCTAAGTCAACATGACCTTTTTGGGGTAAATTCATTTACGCTTACATCCTTCCTTATTATTTATCTAATTCATCTTTAAATCATCTATTTTCATAACTTGTAATAACAGTCCTATCTCTATATAATAAACCTTAAAGTAGGTTTAATGTCAATAAGGAGGTTTTACATATTGCGTAAATATTTGACTATTGGTGAACTTGCAGATTTAATGAAAATCTCAACATCAAATATTAGGTACTATGAAAAAGAAGGATTATTATCCCCTTGTAAAATTCATGATAATGGATATAGACTTTATGATTTCAATGAATTAGATACATTAGAAACAATTCTATTACTTAGAAAATTAGATGTTCCATTAAAGCAACTAAAAACTATAATGAAAAACTACTCTATTGACGATTACATAAAAATCTTAAACTCCTCCCTGTCATCCATAGATTCAAGGATAGATGAGTTACACAGTAAAAGAAGACATGTTACAAGAAAATTAAACTATGTTGAAAATTTTAAAAAAGTAAAAAGACATTATCATATTACACACATACCAGAGAGAGTGCTTTATTGCCTTCATACAGGAAAAATATTTGAATATACTATTAAAGAGACCTATGAGCTTATAAAGTCTCAAAATCTTGATTATTTAGATACGTACCAAGATAGCTATATAATACCTTTAGATTATGATACTTTTAGTTTTTGTATACTTAAAATCCCTGGTATGGAAGCCTTTGAACGTTTCCCTGAGATAACTCTTCCTGGAGGTTCCTACTTAAGTTATGGTATTTTTGTTCAGGACTATGATGAAATTCATATCGAAGTAGATAAATTCTATGATTATATGAAAAAGAATTCCCTTTCTCCTATAGGTAAACTCATTATAATTGAAAATACAAGATGTTCACATTTCCATCTCAACAGCATATATTTAGAGCTACAAATCCTCATAAACTAAAAAAAGCTACAATCAATATCGATTGTAGCTTTATTACAATTATCATATACCTTAGAAATATATATCTGCAAACTCAATTTTAATCCGTTCAATTTGTCCGTTATATTCTAAAGTATTATCTATATCATGTTCTACATCATCTGAATTAACGCATATAGGTAGCTTTACCGTAAAGGTACTTCCTTTTCCAATTTCACTTTCTACACTGACACTTCCGTTGTGTAGTTCAACTAAAGATTTTACAATAGAGAGTCCAATGCCACTGCCTTCTTGATTTCTAGTAAGAGATCTATCTATTTGATTAAACCTTTCAAATATACCACTTAATTTATTCTGTGGAATACCAATTCCTGAATCTTCTACTGTAATATATATATGGTCTTTTATTTCATAAAGTTTTATCTTTATATTTCCCCCTGAATTTGAGAACTTTATAGCATTAGCAATGAGATTTAATATTACTCTTTCGATCATATGTACATCTATAGAAATCATTTTTTTATAGATCCGGGTATGAAAACTTATATTCAAGTCTTTATTGATGGCATAATCTAGTATCGATGTTACAATAGAATCTAAAATTTTGACTATATCATATTTTCTAAGCCTTAACTTCATAAAGCCACAATCTAACTTTGTAATATCTATTAGATTATTCACAAGGCGAAGTAATCTATAGCAGTTTTGCTTCATCCTTTTGATCTTTTTAGGTATATTATCCATAAGATAGTTACTCTCTTGCCCATATAGCTCTAACAATTGTATTGTTCCAAGAATTACATTTAAAGGTGTTTTAAATTCATGTGACATATTGGAAAAAAACTCATTCTTTAACTGGTCATATTCTAATGCTTCCTTTAATTGCCTTTGACTCTCCATAAAATCCTTTGTTAATTTCTCAGTTCTTTTTCTTTCGGAAATATCTCTAATAATTCCTAAAGCATGTATATCATTATCGTATTCAAAAGCTACGCCCCTTGTTTCGATATTAATAATTTCTCCATTTGTCCGTTTCATCTTCTCTGTTGTATCAGTTATAACTACATTCTTTTCAATAATGTCAGATACTTTTTTTTCCATGTTTTCATGATAAGTAGGTAATAAAAAGTCTTTAGCAGATTTGCCTATTAGGTCTTCAGCTTTCTCTACTCCCACTAACCTGGCTGCAGCTTCATTACAAAGGGTTACTATATCACCTTTCTGAACTACAATAGCATCCGGTGACAATTGAAACAGTTTTTCATATCTATTTTCACTCTTCTTAAGCTTTTCTTGAAAAATTTTGTAGCAACACATGACACGTTTATATCCTTGTCCTTTAATTTCACAAGATAAATCCCTATATTCATCGCACCCCTTACAGTCAACGCTTGTTTCATCTGAATCTGTCATCTCTACAAATTCAGGAATGTCATTTAATATTTTCTTATAGCATGCATGTGTTTTCATAAGGGTATCTTCTTTTTCCTTCAATAATTCTTTTGTTTCTTTTAACTCTATTTTAAGTACTTCAATTTCTTTAATTAATTTATCTTCTACTGTATGACAACCATCCAAGAGTATATACCTCCTATTATTATAAGGTTCTTTTTTATAAACAATTTAATAATTTCCATATAATTCCTAAATG
Coding sequences within it:
- a CDS encoding PAS domain-containing sensor histidine kinase codes for the protein MDGCHTVEDKLIKEIEVLKIELKETKELLKEKEDTLMKTHACYKKILNDIPEFVEMTDSDETSVDCKGCDEYRDLSCEIKGQGYKRVMCCYKIFQEKLKKSENRYEKLFQLSPDAIVVQKGDIVTLCNEAAARLVGVEKAEDLIGKSAKDFLLPTYHENMEKKVSDIIEKNVVITDTTEKMKRTNGEIINIETRGVAFEYDNDIHALGIIRDISERKRTEKLTKDFMESQRQLKEALEYDQLKNEFFSNMSHEFKTPLNVILGTIQLLELYGQESNYLMDNIPKKIKRMKQNCYRLLRLVNNLIDITKLDCGFMKLRLRKYDIVKILDSIVTSILDYAINKDLNISFHTRIYKKMISIDVHMIERVILNLIANAIKFSNSGGNIKIKLYEIKDHIYITVEDSGIGIPQNKLSGIFERFNQIDRSLTRNQEGSGIGLSIVKSLVELHNGSVSVESEIGKGSTFTVKLPICVNSDDVEHDIDNTLEYNGQIERIKIEFADIYF
- a CDS encoding AraC family transcriptional regulator, with the protein product MKGINCERRIYTDKLNTHSHSFAQLILPLEGMLYIETKYKELMLDEDHLFLVPPDSEHTFKAHKSNEFLVLDIPDHMVIKNHMDKMAGGSKFVFDDKWKAVRFLLLNEIDNKKSSSSINNLFNYFYDFIANDNISDSVKYINEHFTEDIDLKTLAEIEHYNINYYSEWFKKNMNVSPKEYIQKLRVKKAKKLLMNSDFTILQIAQMVGYNHNSSLTRIFKDLEKVTPADYRKRIRK
- a CDS encoding DMT family transporter, encoding MDNSLFKSKRFSAYFNLALCILLWASIPVATKKILVELDNLQTLFYSTILSTLVLGILLILQKKTKDLKKYNKNEYTKMFSLGFLGNYLYYVLLYGALERTTASEGFILAYTWPMLVLVLSFIILKEKVTAKKIVGVFISFIGIIIITTKGDIIDFNLTSLSGDILAITGAFVFALFSVLGKKYNFDKTISVFIYFLSALIFLIPTVAIFSKFVLPSSKVLIWIIYNGVFVNGISYIFWFKALENGETHVISNLLYLTPFVSLVYISIFLDEKILISSIVGLIVIIFGVLSQYFNIK
- a CDS encoding MATE family efflux transporter yields the protein MNLPQKGHVDLGNDKISKIFWHYAIPSILAMLAQSTAGLVDSAFIGRYVGSKGLSAITLIMPFVMLLAGIAIMVAIGGTTLAGIHKGKEELEKSNNYFNVTIVLLSMIAVAATIILIGLSSKFPNLLGAEEKIAEYMIDYIRTLSLFLLPFILTFAFSFFLKLDGKPVVVVLAVLIGTVINISLDYLLVGVLGWEMKGAALATGMSQLIPWLLMLYMIKYKSSWKFSVPIFRKKEIWSMLFNGSSELLSMAAASIAGFIYNVIIIKKIGMEGVAAYAVALQITTISTSVFYGFAEAIQSAVSFNLGAHKLERVKKLRSMSIYANLASGVVLCVASLMLGESMASIFIKEKGTIQIAAYILDFYAFAFILSGVNITLGTYYTAVNSPILSAVITASRSLIGLIIGLIILPLIFGNEGIWMAVIFAEVATIIVGIVCMRKYPFGDLKENLID
- a CDS encoding helix-turn-helix domain-containing protein gives rise to the protein MRKYLTIGELADLMKISTSNIRYYEKEGLLSPCKIHDNGYRLYDFNELDTLETILLLRKLDVPLKQLKTIMKNYSIDDYIKILNSSLSSIDSRIDELHSKRRHVTRKLNYVENFKKVKRHYHITHIPERVLYCLHTGKIFEYTIKETYELIKSQNLDYLDTYQDSYIIPLDYDTFSFCILKIPGMEAFERFPEITLPGGSYLSYGIFVQDYDEIHIEVDKFYDYMKKNSLSPIGKLIIIENTRCSHFHLNSIYLELQILIN